Part of the Vicia villosa cultivar HV-30 ecotype Madison, WI unplaced genomic scaffold, Vvil1.0 ctg.003906F_1_1, whole genome shotgun sequence genome is shown below.
CCAAAATCAATAATCTTCCTTAAGAATTTCATTTTCAAATCGCAGCCCCTAATGCCCCATTCTTCCTTCAGAGAGCTTCAAACCCTAAACCTTAATTCCCCAATTCACACAGTTTGAATAACATGTTCTTCCAAATCGTGTAAATTCATAATCCAAATCAACTGCTATCGCTGCATTCAGACAAATAAGCTGCTTCAAATCCGTATCCACGGCCACTGTTTCTTCCGCACACCTCCGCCACCGCCGCCGTGAATCATGTAACATTTCTTATCTAGATTTATCTTTGTTAGAAAATGCATTCATTTTCCCTTAAATTTTGTTTTCAGATACATGAATAGATTAATCAATACTAGTTTTATTTGTGAGATTGCAAAAATATAGTTGGCCCCTGTTGAATCTTGTAATGTTCTGACGCTGTATATTTCAAAGTGTTTAAATTTGCTTCATATTGtttgaaataaagaaaaaaaatgtgcttGTTGTATATCTTAGTTGTAGTTCTGAGTGGAGTTTTATAGATTTGACAACGAACTAGTTTTTTCATTGAAATGCACCTTTTTCTGTTGATTTATCTCTCTGACTGTATTGTTATACAAATTAAATTGCTAATCCTATACTTTACTAATGCAGCCATGTGCTTTCTTCTAGATGACCAATTTTTCTATCAAATATCTTACTGGTGAATGAACAATCTTTGATATTTGAAGTTTGCATTACATGCTCAGATCTATTAGTTTGTGAGAAATTCACTTTTATGATACTGTGTGGGATAGttttatttccattatttaatGTTTCTGTTGATAGAAAAAACCCGATTATGATATAGTTGGTTTTGAGAGAAACTAGTTTTAGAACTTTTTAAGATCAAATCATATATTTGGTCCAATTTGGATAGTTAAAAGAACCACGTGCATCCCTGGCCAGAGTTGTAAGTCGGTTGCCTGAAACCGTGgcaatttttcttttcttattttaagaaCTTTTCTTTCATTCTCTTTGTTAGCTCACTATTGAAAATATAGATCTGTGGGTTGTGGCATCTCGAATCATAATTGTTTGCATCTATTACATTCATCTCTTTCATTAATATTTCTTTTCCACATTTTTATCATCTTTTCTGCAATGCATGGTTGCTACTCGCTAATGAATTTTTCTTTGTAATtgctcttttttcttttacagTATCATTTTTTATGAATGGCTGCGTCATTATTGAGAAACCGTTCCATTTCGTCGGTACACAATTTGTTCACCAATGCTCTTCGTTGTTTCTCTTCTGGTACTTTCATtctcttctttttcactttctcatACTCCCAATTCCAACATTTAAATCAATATTCGTAGTATAACGAAGCTTTAAGGTTCCCTTTTAGTTATGCCTCCTGATTATGCTGCTTCTGTTTCTTTGTTTTGGTTTTTAGCACAGGTTTCAAACACCATTCCCGATGAGGCACGTGAGAGGATGATGTATTCAGACATAAACTCGCAGATTGGGAGTTGTATGCCTCTCTCTGCAATGCGAATTGGAACAATCATTCACAACATTGAGCTGAATCCAGGGCAAGGTGGAAAGCTTGTCCGAGCGGCCGGAACCAATGCGAAAATCCTGAAAGAGCCCACATCAGCATACTGTTTAGTCCAACTTCCATCTGGTGTTAAGAAGTTGATTGATTCTCGATGCAGGGCCACTGTTGGTACTGTCTCTAATCCAACTCACGGAGATCGCAAGCTCAGGAAGGCTGGCCATAGCAGATGGCTTGGTCGGAGACCCGTTGTTCGGGGTGTGGCTATGAATCCTGTTGATCATCCTCACGGAGGAGGAGAGGGtaagagcaagagtagtggtgcGTGGGGGAAAGGATCCCGCACTCCTTGGGGCAAGCCGACTAAGGGTGGCTTCAAGACTGGACCTCTTAAGCGCAAAAAGTAGGTAAGTAGGTATTTACTAGTAGCATACAACATTCCTGTAATACAAATCTTTCTGATGCTTCCGTAATAATTGTGGAAACTTTGGAACAATTCTACTTCTACCAATGGAATTGATTAGGTTTGGCCATTTTGTGAATTATATGGATtcatattttgttgttatttcttCAAGTAAAATGTTTTTGGAAATATTGCATTTCCCTTTGCGAGCTTGATTTGCATAACACACTTGTTTAAAACTCGAACAGAATGTGAGAAACTGGAAATTAATCACACCAGCCTCTCATATGCTCTATCACAGTCCATATATCTTGATCAATATATTTAATATGGTTTTGAAG
Proteins encoded:
- the LOC131641645 gene encoding large ribosomal subunit protein uL2m-like, producing MAASLLRNRSISSVHNLFTNALRCFSSAQVSNTIPDEARERMMYSDINSQIGSCMPLSAMRIGTIIHNIELNPGQGGKLVRAAGTNAKILKEPTSAYCLVQLPSGVKKLIDSRCRATVGTVSNPTHGDRKLRKAGHSRWLGRRPVVRGVAMNPVDHPHGGGEGKSKSSGAWGKGSRTPWGKPTKGGFKTGPLKRKK